Proteins found in one Acetonema longum DSM 6540 genomic segment:
- the cmk gene encoding (d)CMP kinase, with the protein MKELVVAIDGPAGAGKSTVAQIVARKLNYTYIDTGAMYRAVTWAALKGSCSSENIEGVTQLLQRMDISLKYTEGQLQVCVNGENVTAAIRTPQISRSVSEYAKLPAVRQAMLIRQRQMADQGGVVMDGRDIGTHVLPDAEVKIFLTASIAERAGRRWRELKGKGFDTDLEQLTHEIAERDRMDSQREIAPLMQAPDAILVDTTGLTIDAVVETILLIYKERKKLV; encoded by the coding sequence ATGAAAGAACTGGTTGTAGCGATTGACGGTCCTGCCGGAGCGGGGAAGAGTACGGTAGCACAGATTGTTGCCCGCAAGCTGAACTATACTTATATTGATACAGGAGCGATGTATCGGGCTGTAACATGGGCAGCGCTGAAAGGATCCTGTTCCAGTGAGAATATAGAAGGGGTGACCCAATTACTTCAAAGAATGGATATTTCTCTGAAGTATACGGAAGGTCAATTGCAGGTCTGCGTGAACGGTGAGAATGTTACCGCCGCTATCCGGACGCCGCAAATTTCCCGTTCGGTTTCAGAGTATGCTAAGCTGCCGGCTGTCAGGCAGGCTATGCTGATTCGGCAGCGTCAGATGGCCGATCAAGGCGGCGTGGTTATGGATGGTCGGGATATTGGGACCCATGTATTGCCGGACGCCGAGGTTAAAATCTTTCTCACGGCCTCCATTGCCGAGCGCGCCGGACGAAGATGGCGGGAACTAAAAGGCAAGGGCTTTGACACAGATCTGGAACAGCTGACTCATGAAATCGCCGAACGGGACCGGATGGATTCCCAAAGGGAAATAGCGCCGCTTATGCAGGCGCCTGATGCCATATTGGTTGACACCACTGGACTTACTATTGATGCGGTAGTGGAAACCATCTTACTGATTTACAAGGAGAGAAAAAAACTTGTATAA